The following coding sequences lie in one Rutidosis leptorrhynchoides isolate AG116_Rl617_1_P2 chromosome 6, CSIRO_AGI_Rlap_v1, whole genome shotgun sequence genomic window:
- the LOC139853960 gene encoding probable glutathione S-transferase — MADEVKLYADRRSPFSCRVKIALNLKGIKYQNIEEDLSNKSADLIKYNPVYKKVPVLVHNEKPVSESLVIVEYIGDWKGVPILPHDPYERAAARFLAKFIDDKCLPALYKVFKCNGEEQVIAEACEQLHILENELALKAGKKFFGGENINLVDIAAAFIGYWLGSLEQVSNIQFFTRIKFPKLVEWANAFVECQVVKEILPPKEAVLAFYKKWLEDYKI, encoded by the exons ATGGCGGATGAAGTAAAACTGTATGCAGATCGAAGAAGTCCATTTAGTTGCCGGGTGAAAATCGCTTTAAATTTGAAGGGAATCAAGTACCAAAACATTGAAGAAGATCTTAGCAACAAAAGTGCAGATCTTATCAAATACAATCCCGTTTATAAAAAAGTACCAGTTTTAGTACATAACGAAAAACCTGTATCTGAGTCTCTAGTGATCGTTGAGTACATTGGTGATTGGAAAGGAGTTCCGATTTTGCCTCATGATCCTTATGAAAGAGCTGCTGCGCGATTTTTAGCAAAATTTATTGATGATAAG TGTCTTCCTGCATTATACAAAGTATTTAAGTGCAATGGAGAGGAGCAGGTTATTGCAGAAGCTTGTGAGCAACTGCATATACTAGAAAATGAACTTGCACTCAAAGCAGGCAAGAAGTTTTTTGGAGGTGAAAATATTAACTTGGTTGATATTGCTGCTGCTTTTATTGGATATTGGCTTGGATCATTGGAACAAGTATCCAATATTCAGTTTTTCACAAGAATTAAGTTTCCAAAATTAGTCGAATGGGCTAATGCATTCGTCGAATGTCAAGTTGTCAAGGAAATATTACCACCAAAAGAAGCTGTGCTGGCGTTTTACAAGAAATGGCTCGAAGACtacaaaatataa